Part of the Exiguobacterium acetylicum DSM 20416 genome, TTATATAACAGTCATGTCAAGTCTTTTAGAATCTATAGGGCGAACATCCCTTACTGATGTTGCAACAATAGTCCCGGTAGGAGGATTGGATAAAGTATCAACTTTCATTTCTCTCTTAAGAGGAAGCAAATTAAATATTGTATGTCTTTTAGATTCGTTTACCGATCAAAAAGGAAAACGAAAAGTAGAGAATATGATTTCTCAAAAAATCGTGAAAGAAAAAAACATCAGATTTTTTGATGAATTTGCTGATATTGAAGGTACGTATGCTGATATCGAAGATTTATTTGAGAAAGAGGAATATCTGAAGTTATTTAATGATGCATTCGAAGAATATGAAGATATTTCTATTGAACAATTGGGGTCTAATGAAAATCAAATATTAAAGCAAATTAATAAAAAAATTGGAAAATCTCATTTTAATCATTTTAGACCTGCTAATAAATTGGCTCGAATGGGCGTGGATAGTAAGTTTTTTACAGAACAAACACTTGCTCGATTTGAAAATATGTTCAAAGAAATCAACAAGTTATTTTAAACAGTTAAAAGATATTAGAAGAGTAAAGAAAAATGTTTTATAAATCATAATTTTATGTGAAGTAGTGTAAAAGGAATTTAATTGATTTAGCAAAAGACGGAGAATAGTTAAAAACCATTCTCCGTCTTTTGCTAACATGGCATGAAAGTGATGATTTTTATTCAGTGTTTTTAATTTTCAGTGATTCTACATCTACCCAACTATAGTCCTTGAAATAGATTTTAATATATGTTAAATTAATAACAGAATAAGTGTAGTAAGTGCAGCTGCACGTTAAATATTAAAGTGTACTCAATGTAGAATTATGTGTGGTAGAGTTAGCCACACGTCACAAAAATAAGACTCAGCAGAACTATATTCAGTCGAAAACCTCCTACTTATCTAAGTTAGGAGGTTTTCGATTCTTAAAAGGGAAGAGGGACTTCTTTGAATACTGAACATTTTCCATTAAGGCAACTCACAGATCAGTTCTATGAAGAGAATGGTCATTTAGAAAGAGTCATGGATAAACGAAAAGACGCGACGGAATATTTTAAAAAAGACCGTGGATACGGAGTTATCTTGATCGAAGCTTATGGTCAACGATTTGGCATTCCTCTGCGCTCGAATATGACACATAAATTTTGTTTCTCGACGAAAATCACATCTAATCCTGAATCAGGTAGAACGCAGAGAAAAGGGCTAGATTATACAAAAGCCGTTATATTAAATGAGGGCCATTACGTTACAGAAAGGTCATTTAAGATCCCGGCAGATGAATTTGATAAGATTAACGATTCTCAGGAAATGATTAAAAACCAGTTCACCAAATTCATAGAGAAATACATAAAAGCAGTTGAAAAGAATGATCAAAATGTATTAAGTCGAAATTATCGTGATTCTTCATTGATTAACTATCATAAAGAATTAGGCATAGAAAACAAGGATGTAAACAGTACAGACTGAAAATCCCTTTACATTTCTTATTGTTATAACATTAAGCCGTTCTGAAATACTCCATAGAAGTTAGACATAACAGTCCGACTTTTATGGAGTGTTTTTATGGTCAATTTTAAGAAGCTAAGGGTCTTAATCAACGTGAGCATCCTTAGAACAAATACAGGTAAAATAATCAAACATCAGACTAAGCTTCCTTAGAGTTCATAGTTAAAAAAAGATGTATATGAAACAGTCGTTTAATATAAAGAACTAATATGCCAATAAATTTAATATAATGGGCAGGAAGCCTTATATTTTCTAGTATATTAATCAATGTCTATTTATTAATAAGATTTGACGTTTTATATAAAAAGTTCCTTAATCATACGGTAGCACATTTAAATTAGCTTTTTTTAATTGTTGAAGATACGTATTAGTAGTCGTGATGGACTCATGACCAGAAAGATTCATGACTTCATATAAAGGAATCCCGTTTGCTAACAGTTTTGTGATGAAAGAGCGTCGGAACCAGTGAGGCGAATTGTTTTGTGACATTAAGTGGGTAGAAGCTGCTTGAGTGATGAGTCTCAATGCTTCATACGAAATAGGGGTATTCTCTGCTCGTACATTGAAACAAATATGAAAGTTCATTACTCCTTCAATATGCATTAATTTTTCACACGATTAATAAGATGGATTGATTTTGGGAGAGTGGGATACGTCGCCATTTTTCACGCTTTCCTTTAAATTCGATATAACTTAAAGAAGATGTTTCATGAACATGGCTGAACTGAAGCGATAATAATTCAGAAGCGCGCATTCCTGTCGTCAGTAAGAGATATCCCCATTGTCTCATTACGCAACTGCAACAGCTCGCGATGCTTTTTCTGCTTTACCGTGTGACGGAAGGCGAGGGCGATCGCTTCCATCTCGTCGAAATCAATTTCACGCCGTAATGGCTCCGGCTTCATCTGATCCTTCACTTGCAGCGACAGGTCGCGCGCGTGATAATCATTGACGTGCAGGAAGCGCAGGAAGCGCCGCAGCATAGCATTACGGCGTTTGACAGTCCGCGGCGCATATTGTTCGTGGACGTCCTTCAGGTACTCATGGAGGTTGAGGATCGTCAGTTGTTTGACGCCCTGTGTCTTCGTCACAAAGAACCGCAAAATGTAATCGAGGTCTTGTTTATAAGCCCGTTTTCGTATGCGTGCTTTTTTGACTATAAATCGGAAACAACTCCGTCGCCCAGAACAGCTCAAAAATCTCGAGATCGCTCAATGCCTCCATGTTTAAGTGATTATTCTCAAGTACCGCTAGCAGCTTCTCCCGGCTATCGGCAAATGCCAGTGCTGCTTCTTCTCTGATTACAATTTCATTTAATTCCTCTTCGTTCATGGTCCATCCTCCCATCGATCTTCTCAACGCTTCCTCTTTTAAATCCTTTTTTGTTCATTTGCTAAGTAAATAATCCACTATTTGTGTATTACATCAAATTACAACTTGTGTATGTGGTATTTATAATATAATTGGGTGATTAATAATTGTATTACATAATATCTCTTTGTTTAGTATATCAAATGACTACTTGTGATAACAGGTAATTAT contains:
- the tenpIN gene encoding type III toxin-antitoxin system TenpIN family toxin codes for the protein MNTEHFPLRQLTDQFYEENGHLERVMDKRKDATEYFKKDRGYGVILIEAYGQRFGIPLRSNMTHKFCFSTKITSNPESGRTQRKGLDYTKAVILNEGHYVTERSFKIPADEFDKINDSQEMIKNQFTKFIEKYIKAVEKNDQNVLSRNYRDSSLINYHKELGIENKDVNSTD
- a CDS encoding site-specific integrase, whose protein sequence is MHIEGVMNFHICFNVRAENTPISYEALRLITQAASTHLMSQNNSPHWFRRSFITKLLANGIPLYEVMNLSGHESITTTNTYLQQLKKANLNVLPYD
- a CDS encoding tyrosine-type recombinase/integrase — translated: MRQWGYLLLTTGMRASELLSLQFSHVHETSSLSYIEFKGKREKWRRIPLSQNQSILLIV